In Geobacter anodireducens, a genomic segment contains:
- a CDS encoding peptidase — protein MTHSRHRMAARLVPVCICCMLLLCGCSHHQAAPIFQEANDLFSQGNYSASLDAYTRIGETHPAAKDRVLFEKGFIHAYPRNELKDYQKALECFEQLIREFPESRYRQDSERMIFGINTVALKDGTITAQQARIEALRQDLDNRNKDIAALRETINTLEQKVFAIATRKGAVDRILIEKKDRRLSLLSMGEVIRTYKIALGGNPVGPKERQGDNKTPEGSYVIEGRNKGSRYHLSLRISYPNEKDKKRARELGVSPGGDIMIHGIKNGLSQVGAAHAEVDWTQGCIAVTDEEIEEIAEAAPNGTVVEIRP, from the coding sequence ATGACACACTCTCGACACAGGATGGCTGCGCGCCTCGTGCCGGTCTGCATCTGCTGCATGCTGCTCCTCTGCGGCTGCAGCCACCATCAGGCCGCGCCGATCTTCCAGGAGGCGAACGACCTGTTCTCCCAGGGGAACTACAGCGCCTCCCTCGACGCATATACCCGTATTGGCGAAACCCATCCCGCCGCGAAAGACCGAGTGCTGTTCGAAAAGGGATTCATCCATGCCTATCCCAGAAATGAGCTCAAGGATTACCAGAAGGCACTGGAGTGCTTCGAGCAGCTCATCAGGGAGTTCCCGGAGAGCAGGTACCGGCAGGACAGCGAGCGGATGATCTTCGGCATCAACACCGTCGCGCTCAAGGACGGCACCATTACCGCACAGCAGGCCCGCATCGAGGCGCTCAGACAGGATCTCGACAACAGGAACAAGGACATCGCCGCCCTGCGGGAAACGATTAACACCCTTGAGCAAAAGGTATTTGCCATTGCCACCCGGAAGGGAGCGGTGGACAGGATCCTGATCGAAAAGAAAGACCGCCGGCTGTCGCTGCTCTCCATGGGCGAGGTGATCAGGACCTACAAGATAGCCCTGGGGGGCAACCCGGTGGGTCCCAAGGAACGGCAGGGCGACAACAAGACCCCGGAGGGGTCCTACGTCATCGAGGGGAGGAACAAGGGCAGCCGTTATCACCTGTCCCTGCGCATCTCCTATCCGAACGAAAAAGACAAAAAGCGGGCACGGGAACTGGGAGTCTCTCCGGGCGGGGACATCATGATTCACGGCATCAAGAACGGGCTCTCGCAGGTTGGCGCCGCGCACGCCGAGGTGGACTGGACCCAGGGGTGCATCGCCGTAACCGACGAAGAGATTGAGGAAATTGCAGAGGCGGCGCCCAACGGGACGGTGGTCGAGATCAGGCCATAG
- a CDS encoding magnesium and cobalt transport protein CorA — MIKAYLRAEDTFRPVAVESDELAELDTDTLVWLDLMSPTTEELATVERCLKLELPTRQESEEIEFSSRYWEDETGIDINTYFLVKQDDKYHNETVSFILKRHFIVTIRFSDHRIFTEFSRRLRLNPRAFRDGADILNGILAMRVDMDADILEALSKSIASIGRKEPQSFDNPTTFLEYITDYEDINITIRENLTDKHRVLSSLLKSTMISEPLKKEFSMMMKDVNSLIISANFNFERLDYLQNLFLNHMSVEQNKVIKIFTVMSVIFLPPTMIASIYGMNYKHMPELEWVFGYPFALSLIVLSAVLPLYIFKKKGWL; from the coding sequence ATGATCAAGGCATACCTTCGCGCGGAAGACACCTTCAGGCCAGTGGCAGTGGAGTCCGATGAACTGGCGGAACTGGACACCGATACCCTTGTCTGGCTCGACCTCATGTCCCCCACGACCGAGGAGCTGGCCACGGTTGAGCGTTGCCTCAAGCTGGAGCTGCCGACGCGGCAGGAGTCGGAGGAGATCGAGTTCAGCTCCCGCTACTGGGAGGACGAAACCGGCATCGACATCAACACCTACTTCCTCGTGAAGCAGGATGACAAATACCATAACGAAACCGTTTCGTTCATCCTGAAGCGGCACTTCATCGTCACCATCCGGTTCAGCGACCACCGCATCTTCACCGAATTCTCCCGCCGGCTCCGGCTCAATCCGCGCGCCTTCCGGGACGGGGCCGACATCCTCAACGGAATCCTCGCCATGCGGGTCGACATGGACGCCGACATCCTTGAGGCCCTGTCCAAGTCAATTGCCAGCATCGGCCGGAAAGAGCCCCAGTCCTTCGACAATCCGACCACGTTCCTCGAATACATCACCGACTACGAGGACATCAACATCACCATCCGCGAAAACCTCACGGACAAGCACCGGGTGCTCTCGTCGCTCCTGAAGAGCACCATGATCAGCGAACCCCTCAAGAAGGAGTTCAGCATGATGATGAAGGACGTGAACTCCCTCATCATCTCCGCCAACTTCAACTTCGAGCGGCTCGACTATCTGCAGAACCTCTTCCTGAACCACATGAGCGTGGAGCAGAACAAGGTCATCAAGATCTTCACCGTCATGTCGGTCATCTTCCTGCCCCCCACCATGATCGCCAGCATCTACGGCATGAACTACAAGCACATGCCCGAGCTGGAGTGGGTGTTCGGCTATCCCTTCGCCCTGAGCCTCATCGTCCTCTCGGCGGTATTACCCCTCTACATCTTCAAGAAAAAAGGGTGGCTGTAG
- a CDS encoding RNA degradosome polyphosphate kinase (catalyzes the reversible transfer of the terminal phosphate of ATP to form a long chain polyphosphate), giving the protein MPRKAQAAGAGAPEPTGARPPETSLASPELYLNRELTWLEFNRRVLHEAEDPRTPLLERVKFTAIVSSNLDEFFMKRIGGLKQQVGAGVQHPTVDGRTPRRQIAECYAVVRDLAERKRRVFGELLGLLGDAGIRILGYSELSEKERKGLRQHYQRNIYPLVTPQSIDPAHPFPFISNLSLNLLVTLRYPRERETSLARVKVPVGAGIPRFIRAGDGERFVPLEEVMRHNLDMLFPEMEVTACELFRVTRNANTERNEEQADDLLSLIESELQDRRFAPIVRLEVGADMDPVHRGMLAAELELTEADDVFDVEGMLAFRDLFEIAALGYPELRDPPHHPVDHPRLMTDRNIFHVLRDAGAILLQHPYDSFATSVERFLMEASEDPKVRAIKMTLYRTASDSRIIDCLVNAANNGKQVAVAVELKARFDEAANIRLAERMEEAGIHVTYGVVGLKTHCKVILVVRQDYNGLRRYVHIGTGNYHPGTARVYSDLGLLTSDETIGQDATELFNYLTTGYTPRRTYRKLLPAPKHLKRALLARIEREAELHSEKSPGLIQFKMNALEDADIVAALYRAARQGVRIDLIIRDSCRLRPGVPGLSESVRVVSVVGRFLEHARIYYFRNGGDEEYFIGSADAMKRNLEYRVEVLAPVEAPELRKEIRTMIDVQLGDRRSAWDMRPDGSYLQRTPGERDDPRGSHEILVDLAEKRRKAGARLKKKKARGVVRRSAR; this is encoded by the coding sequence ATGCCGCGCAAGGCACAGGCAGCCGGGGCCGGCGCCCCGGAACCGACGGGCGCGCGCCCCCCGGAGACGAGCCTTGCCTCGCCCGAGCTCTACCTCAACCGGGAACTCACCTGGCTCGAGTTCAACCGGCGCGTCCTCCACGAGGCCGAGGACCCCCGCACCCCCTTGCTGGAGCGGGTCAAGTTCACGGCCATCGTGAGCTCGAACCTGGACGAGTTCTTCATGAAACGGATCGGCGGCCTCAAGCAGCAGGTCGGGGCCGGGGTGCAGCACCCCACCGTGGACGGCCGTACCCCCCGGCGGCAGATTGCCGAGTGCTACGCCGTGGTGCGGGATCTGGCCGAACGCAAGCGACGGGTGTTCGGGGAGCTGCTGGGTCTCCTGGGGGACGCGGGCATCCGGATTCTCGGCTACAGCGAGCTGAGCGAGAAAGAGCGCAAGGGGCTGCGGCAGCACTACCAGCGCAACATCTACCCCCTGGTGACCCCCCAGTCCATCGATCCGGCCCACCCGTTCCCCTTCATCTCCAACCTTTCCCTCAATCTCCTGGTGACCCTGCGCTATCCGCGGGAGCGCGAAACGTCCCTTGCCCGGGTGAAGGTACCGGTGGGGGCGGGCATCCCGCGCTTCATCCGCGCGGGGGACGGCGAGCGGTTCGTCCCCCTGGAAGAGGTGATGCGCCACAACCTGGACATGCTCTTTCCGGAGATGGAGGTGACGGCGTGCGAACTCTTCCGGGTGACCCGCAACGCAAACACTGAACGTAACGAAGAACAGGCGGACGATCTGCTGTCCCTGATCGAGTCGGAGTTGCAGGACCGCCGCTTTGCCCCCATCGTCCGGCTGGAGGTGGGCGCGGACATGGACCCGGTCCACCGGGGGATGCTGGCCGCAGAGCTGGAGCTGACCGAAGCCGACGATGTCTTCGATGTCGAGGGGATGCTGGCCTTTCGCGACCTCTTCGAGATCGCCGCCCTCGGCTACCCGGAACTGCGCGATCCTCCCCACCATCCCGTCGACCACCCCCGGCTCATGACCGACCGGAACATTTTCCACGTGCTCCGCGACGCCGGGGCCATCCTCCTGCAGCACCCCTACGACTCCTTTGCCACGTCGGTGGAGCGCTTTCTCATGGAGGCAAGCGAAGACCCGAAGGTGCGCGCCATCAAGATGACCCTCTACCGGACCGCCTCGGACAGCCGGATCATCGATTGCCTGGTGAACGCGGCCAACAACGGCAAGCAGGTGGCCGTGGCGGTGGAGCTCAAGGCCCGCTTCGACGAGGCGGCCAACATCAGGCTGGCGGAGCGGATGGAGGAGGCGGGAATCCATGTCACCTACGGCGTGGTGGGACTCAAGACCCACTGCAAGGTGATCCTGGTGGTACGGCAGGATTACAACGGACTGCGGCGCTACGTCCACATCGGAACCGGCAACTACCATCCCGGAACGGCCCGGGTCTACTCCGACCTGGGGCTGCTCACCAGCGACGAGACCATAGGCCAGGATGCCACCGAACTCTTCAACTACCTCACCACCGGCTATACCCCGCGGCGCACCTATCGGAAACTGCTGCCCGCTCCGAAGCACCTGAAGCGGGCGCTGCTGGCCAGGATCGAGCGTGAAGCGGAACTTCACTCGGAAAAGAGCCCGGGGCTCATCCAATTCAAGATGAACGCCCTGGAAGACGCCGATATCGTTGCAGCCCTCTACCGGGCAGCACGGCAGGGAGTGCGGATCGATCTCATCATCCGCGACAGTTGCCGCCTCCGGCCGGGCGTACCGGGGCTCTCGGAATCGGTGCGGGTGGTGAGCGTGGTGGGGAGATTCCTGGAGCACGCCCGGATCTACTACTTCCGCAACGGCGGCGACGAGGAGTACTTCATCGGCTCCGCAGACGCCATGAAGCGCAACCTGGAGTACCGGGTCGAAGTCCTGGCACCGGTGGAAGCGCCGGAACTGAGGAAGGAAATCCGAACCATGATCGACGTGCAACTGGGAGACCGGCGAAGCGCCTGGGACATGCGGCCCGACGGCAGCTACCTGCAACGGACGCCGGGCGAAAGGGACGATCCCCGGGGAAGCCACGAAATTCTCGTGGACCTGGCTGAAAAGCGCCGCAAGGCCGGGGCGCGCCTGAAAAAGAAAAAGGCCCGGGGAGTCGTCCGGCGCTCGGCCCGGTAA
- a CDS encoding phosphoesterase: protein MQITFGTDGWRGIIAREFTFDNLSRVAQATMDYLKREGLAARGLVVGYDRRFLSRDFADRVAEIAAGNGIRVWLTDGPAPTPAISWAVHEMKAGAGVMITASHNPPAYNGFKVKESFGGSARPATTRILEEMTAANTAAGREIEERPLAAALADGTVTVFDPREGYCRQLARYVDLDLIRRAAIPLAVDPMHGAGAGVIPELVPGALEIHGDENPGFRGVPPEPTEEHLQELAALVRDGVCRVGLALDGDADRIGAVDENGEFFSSHRIFTVILRHLVERKGLTGGVVKTVSTTRMIDLLAQKYGLPLHETPIGFKHICELMLEHDILMGGEESGGLGVKGHIPERDGVLMGLLLLEAMAMSGKGLRRLLDETMDEIGVFHYQRLDLPIEDAPKAALITRLREERIDAIAGRPVAGTNFRDGFKFMFEDGSWLLIRPSGTEPVLRLYSEAGTPGTVGELLAAGREIAGV, encoded by the coding sequence GTGCAGATAACATTCGGCACCGACGGCTGGCGGGGGATCATTGCCCGGGAGTTCACCTTCGACAATCTTTCCCGGGTGGCCCAGGCCACCATGGATTACCTGAAACGGGAAGGGCTCGCAGCGCGCGGGCTCGTGGTGGGGTACGACCGCCGCTTCCTCTCCCGGGACTTCGCCGACCGGGTGGCCGAGATTGCCGCCGGCAACGGCATCCGGGTCTGGCTGACCGACGGCCCCGCTCCCACTCCGGCCATTTCCTGGGCCGTCCACGAGATGAAGGCTGGCGCCGGCGTCATGATTACCGCCAGCCACAACCCTCCCGCCTACAACGGGTTCAAGGTCAAGGAGTCCTTCGGCGGCTCGGCCCGCCCTGCCACCACCAGGATTCTGGAGGAGATGACCGCCGCCAATACCGCTGCCGGCCGGGAAATCGAGGAGCGTCCCCTGGCGGCGGCGCTGGCCGATGGCACCGTAACCGTCTTCGACCCGCGCGAAGGATACTGCCGTCAGCTCGCCCGTTACGTGGACCTGGATCTCATCCGCCGGGCCGCCATCCCCCTGGCGGTGGACCCGATGCACGGGGCCGGGGCCGGCGTCATTCCGGAACTCGTGCCCGGCGCTCTGGAGATCCACGGCGACGAAAACCCGGGCTTTCGTGGCGTGCCCCCCGAGCCCACCGAAGAGCACCTGCAGGAGCTGGCTGCGCTCGTGCGGGACGGCGTCTGCCGGGTGGGACTGGCCCTCGACGGCGACGCGGACCGGATCGGCGCCGTGGACGAAAACGGCGAGTTTTTCTCCTCCCACCGGATCTTCACCGTGATCCTCCGGCACCTGGTGGAGCGCAAGGGCCTCACCGGCGGGGTGGTCAAGACGGTCTCCACCACACGGATGATCGATCTGCTGGCGCAGAAGTACGGGCTTCCCCTCCACGAAACCCCCATCGGCTTCAAGCATATCTGCGAGCTGATGCTCGAGCACGACATCCTCATGGGTGGCGAGGAGTCGGGAGGGCTCGGGGTAAAGGGACACATCCCCGAGCGGGACGGGGTCCTCATGGGGCTCCTGCTTCTGGAAGCCATGGCCATGAGCGGCAAGGGGCTTCGCCGGTTGCTGGACGAAACCATGGACGAAATCGGCGTCTTCCACTACCAGCGGCTCGATCTCCCCATTGAGGATGCCCCCAAGGCAGCCCTCATTACCCGGCTGCGGGAGGAGCGGATCGACGCCATTGCGGGACGGCCGGTGGCCGGCACCAATTTCCGCGACGGCTTCAAGTTCATGTTCGAAGATGGCTCCTGGCTCCTGATCCGCCCGTCAGGGACCGAACCGGTGCTGCGCCTCTACAGCGAGGCCGGCACGCCCGGGACCGTTGGGGAACTGCTGGCGGCCGGCCGGGAAATCGCAGGGGTCTGA
- a CDS encoding excinuclease ABC subunit A produces the protein MAHDTIIVKGACEHNLKCIDVEIPRDKLVVITGISGSGKSTLAFDTIYAEGQRRYVESLSAYARQFLEQMEKPDVESIEGLSPAISIEQKTTSRNPRSTVGTVTEIYDYLRLLFARVGRPHCYECGKPITSQTVSQMVDQIMAMPSGTRLQLLSPMVRGRKGEYRKELAQLRKDGFARVIVDGVQYELAEDIPLDKNKKHDIDIVVDRIIVKEGIERRLADSLETALNHAEGVVKVQVVDGDTILFSEALACIDCGISYPEMTPRMFSFNNPYGACPDCTGLGTRMYFDEDLVVPNPELSIREGAIVPWEKRLSGWYHMTLDALAKAFDFDIRTPFKELSPTVQGVVLRGSGGKKIEFWWEEDGGRRHTYTKEFEGVIPNLERRYRESDSEQVREELERYMNVMPCPTCQGARLKREALHVKVAERDIRQVTALSIKDALEFFASLTLTPKEEEIARRILKEIRERLHFLVNVGLDYLSLDRTSGTLSGGEGQRIRLATQIGSSLVGVLYILDEPSIGLHQRDNGRLLQTLKHLRDIGNTVLVVEHDEETILEADHVLDMGPGAGEHGGRVVAQGTPAEIMANPESLTGRYLSGELTIAVPKKRRKPKRFITVEGAAENNLKDVTVDIPLGVMTCVTGVSGSGKSTLVIDTLYKVLGQRLYRSRERAGAVRDIRGLEQLDKVINIDQSPIGRTPRSNPATYTGVFADIRDLFAQLPESKVRGYKPGRYSFNVKGGRCEACAGDGIIKIEMHFLPDVYVQCEVCKGARYNRETLEVTYKGKSIAQVLDMTVSEALRFLENIPKIKTKLQTLEEVGLGYIRLGQSATTLSGGEAQRVKLAKELARRATGRTIYILDEPTTGLHFHDIAKLLEVLKKLVEGGNTIVIIEHNLDVIKTADYIIDLGPEGGDRGGEVIAAGTPEEVAKVTRSHTGQYLRKML, from the coding sequence ATGGCACACGACACCATCATCGTCAAAGGCGCGTGCGAGCATAACCTCAAGTGCATCGACGTGGAGATCCCCCGGGACAAGCTCGTCGTCATCACTGGCATCTCCGGCTCGGGCAAATCGACCCTGGCCTTCGACACCATCTATGCTGAGGGGCAGCGCCGCTACGTGGAATCCCTCTCGGCCTATGCCCGCCAGTTCCTGGAGCAGATGGAAAAACCCGACGTGGAATCCATCGAGGGGCTCTCTCCCGCCATCTCCATCGAGCAGAAGACCACCAGCCGCAATCCCCGCTCCACTGTGGGCACCGTCACCGAGATCTACGACTACCTGCGGCTCCTCTTTGCCCGCGTCGGCCGCCCCCACTGCTATGAATGCGGCAAACCGATCACCTCCCAGACCGTGTCCCAGATGGTGGATCAGATCATGGCCATGCCCTCCGGAACCAGGCTTCAGCTTCTCTCGCCCATGGTCCGGGGCCGTAAGGGGGAGTACCGGAAGGAACTGGCCCAGTTGCGCAAGGACGGCTTCGCCCGGGTCATCGTGGATGGCGTGCAGTACGAACTGGCCGAGGATATCCCCCTCGACAAGAACAAGAAGCACGACATCGACATCGTGGTGGACCGGATCATCGTCAAGGAGGGGATCGAGCGGCGCCTGGCCGACTCCCTGGAGACGGCCCTGAACCACGCGGAAGGGGTGGTGAAGGTCCAGGTCGTGGACGGCGACACCATCCTCTTCTCCGAGGCCCTGGCCTGCATCGACTGCGGCATCTCCTACCCCGAGATGACTCCCCGGATGTTCTCCTTCAACAACCCCTACGGCGCCTGCCCCGACTGCACCGGCCTCGGCACGCGGATGTATTTCGACGAGGATCTGGTTGTGCCGAACCCGGAGCTCTCCATCCGCGAGGGGGCCATCGTGCCGTGGGAAAAGCGGCTCTCCGGCTGGTATCACATGACCCTCGACGCCCTGGCCAAGGCCTTCGATTTCGACATCCGGACCCCGTTCAAGGAGCTCTCTCCCACGGTGCAGGGGGTAGTCCTGCGAGGCTCCGGGGGGAAGAAGATTGAGTTCTGGTGGGAGGAGGACGGGGGGCGGCGTCACACCTACACCAAGGAATTCGAGGGGGTCATCCCCAATCTGGAGCGGCGCTACCGGGAAAGCGACTCGGAGCAGGTGCGGGAAGAGCTGGAGCGCTACATGAACGTGATGCCCTGCCCCACCTGCCAGGGGGCGCGCCTGAAGCGCGAGGCCCTTCACGTGAAAGTGGCGGAGCGGGACATCCGTCAGGTGACGGCCCTCTCCATCAAGGACGCCCTGGAGTTTTTCGCCTCCCTCACGCTCACCCCGAAAGAGGAGGAGATCGCCCGCCGCATCCTCAAGGAGATCCGGGAACGGCTCCACTTCCTGGTCAACGTGGGGCTCGACTACCTGTCCCTGGACCGGACCTCGGGCACCCTCTCCGGCGGCGAAGGACAGCGGATCCGGCTCGCCACCCAGATCGGCTCCAGCCTCGTGGGGGTTCTCTACATCCTGGACGAGCCCTCCATCGGCCTGCACCAGCGGGACAACGGCCGGCTGCTGCAGACCCTCAAGCACCTGCGCGACATCGGTAACACGGTGCTGGTGGTGGAGCACGACGAGGAGACGATCCTGGAGGCGGACCACGTGCTCGACATGGGGCCCGGCGCCGGTGAGCACGGGGGCCGGGTGGTGGCCCAGGGAACCCCGGCGGAGATCATGGCGAACCCCGAGTCCCTCACGGGCCGCTACCTCTCGGGGGAGCTCACCATCGCCGTGCCGAAGAAGCGGCGCAAGCCAAAGCGCTTCATCACCGTGGAGGGGGCAGCGGAGAACAACCTGAAGGATGTCACCGTTGACATCCCCCTCGGTGTCATGACCTGCGTCACCGGGGTGTCCGGGTCGGGCAAATCGACCCTGGTCATCGACACCCTTTACAAAGTCCTGGGTCAGCGGCTCTACCGGAGCCGGGAGCGGGCCGGCGCGGTACGCGACATCCGGGGACTGGAGCAACTGGACAAGGTCATCAACATCGACCAGTCGCCCATCGGCCGTACCCCGCGCTCGAACCCCGCCACCTACACCGGGGTCTTCGCCGACATCCGGGACCTCTTCGCCCAGCTCCCCGAATCAAAGGTGCGGGGCTACAAGCCGGGGCGCTATTCGTTCAACGTGAAGGGGGGACGGTGCGAGGCATGCGCCGGGGACGGGATCATCAAGATCGAGATGCACTTTCTCCCCGATGTCTACGTCCAGTGCGAGGTCTGCAAGGGGGCCCGCTACAACCGCGAAACCCTGGAGGTTACCTATAAGGGGAAATCCATCGCCCAGGTCCTGGACATGACCGTTTCGGAGGCTCTGCGCTTCCTGGAGAACATTCCGAAGATCAAGACAAAGCTCCAGACCCTGGAGGAGGTGGGGCTCGGCTACATCCGCCTGGGCCAATCGGCCACGACCCTGTCCGGCGGCGAGGCCCAGCGGGTGAAACTGGCCAAGGAGCTGGCGCGCCGGGCCACCGGCCGAACCATCTACATCCTCGACGAGCCCACCACCGGCCTCCACTTCCACGACATCGCCAAGCTCCTGGAGGTGCTGAAAAAGCTGGTGGAGGGGGGCAACACCATCGTCATCATCGAGCACAACCTGGATGTCATCAAGACCGCCGATTACATCATCGACCTGGGCCCCGAAGGGGGCGACCGGGGCGGCGAGGTGATCGCCGCCGGCACACCCGAGGAGGTGGCCAAGGTGACGCGGTCCCACACGGGACAGTATTTGCGGAAGATGCTGTGA
- a CDS encoding HAD family hydrolase, producing MFEGIFWDNDGVLMETEHLYYRANAEALVRVGVELSLDDFCRISLRRGESVLDLAAGPGRDDRAADDLRLVRDEIYFRLLGEEARVIPGVRDTLERLHGRLPMAIVTSCRRVNFLQMHRRSELLHYFDFILTREDYGASKPDPEPYLAACARAGLDPGRCLAIEDSERGVTSAARAGLAVAAIPGTMNQGGDFGAARWLLDGIHQLPPLLNLDEE from the coding sequence ATGTTCGAAGGTATTTTCTGGGACAACGACGGCGTGCTGATGGAGACCGAGCACCTCTACTACCGGGCCAATGCCGAGGCCCTGGTACGGGTGGGCGTAGAGCTTTCCCTCGACGACTTCTGCCGGATCTCCCTACGCCGGGGTGAAAGCGTGCTCGATCTCGCCGCCGGGCCGGGGCGGGACGACAGGGCAGCGGATGACCTGCGCCTGGTCCGCGACGAGATATACTTCCGGCTGCTGGGGGAAGAGGCGCGGGTAATACCGGGGGTCCGTGATACCCTGGAGCGGCTCCACGGCCGGCTCCCCATGGCGATCGTCACCAGCTGCCGGCGGGTGAATTTCCTGCAGATGCACCGTAGGAGCGAGCTGCTCCACTATTTCGATTTCATCCTCACCCGCGAGGACTACGGCGCATCGAAGCCCGATCCCGAACCGTACCTGGCGGCCTGTGCCCGCGCCGGGCTCGACCCCGGCCGCTGCCTGGCCATCGAGGATTCGGAACGGGGCGTCACCTCCGCGGCCCGGGCCGGGCTTGCCGTGGCCGCGATCCCGGGCACCATGAACCAAGGGGGCGATTTCGGCGCGGCACGGTGGCTGTTGGACGGCATTCACCAATTGCCGCCGCTCCTGAATCTCGACGAAGAGTGA
- a CDS encoding cyclophilin, whose amino-acid sequence MFKRLIIALLMSGLFGALLLAGNADAADKAAKAANPVVVMETSLGKIAVELYPDKAPATVKNVLDYVKSGFYDGTIFHRVIPGFMIQGGGFTTDRKQKETRAPIKNEADNGLKNDRGTIAMARTASPDSATAQFFINLVNNDNLNRPRPDGYGYAVFGKVVEGMDVVDKIAATPTQRLNMLFANIPVTPVVITSAKIR is encoded by the coding sequence ATGTTCAAGAGACTGATCATTGCCCTGCTCATGAGCGGGCTGTTCGGCGCACTGCTTCTGGCCGGCAATGCCGATGCCGCCGACAAGGCGGCCAAGGCCGCCAATCCCGTGGTGGTCATGGAGACGAGCCTCGGCAAGATAGCCGTGGAGCTCTACCCGGACAAGGCGCCGGCCACGGTGAAGAACGTTCTCGACTACGTCAAGAGCGGCTTCTATGACGGCACCATCTTCCACCGGGTCATCCCCGGCTTCATGATCCAGGGAGGCGGCTTCACCACCGACCGGAAACAGAAGGAGACCAGGGCGCCGATCAAGAACGAGGCGGACAACGGCCTCAAGAACGACCGGGGCACCATTGCCATGGCTCGCACCGCCAGCCCTGACAGCGCCACGGCCCAGTTCTTCATCAACCTGGTGAATAACGACAACCTGAACCGCCCCCGCCCCGACGGCTACGGCTACGCCGTGTTCGGCAAGGTGGTTGAGGGCATGGATGTGGTGGACAAGATTGCCGCCACCCCCACCCAGCGTCTCAACATGCTCTTCGCCAATATCCCGGTGACGCCGGTGGTCATCACCTCCGCCAAGATCCGGTAA
- a CDS encoding Cro/Cl family transcriptional regulator produces the protein MTDTARNGAESPLGGRIRKLRQARGMTQKAFADSLGIVQGFLSSIERGRKAPSDTLVIALCRTYGVNVTWLLQGKGAMNAPPDGAGEGAGEGTPLLESIPQGFPGDIPGDVVQGRIVFPGMPHGCYAVLAYGDFMAPTIRDGDMVFFDPARPAAPGEIVLVTNRWGEAILRRYRLKAGELLFSSDNAAYSPFHPDPDTRIIGTVVQVWRNVKL, from the coding sequence GTGACAGATACGGCGCGAAACGGGGCTGAGTCCCCCCTTGGTGGGCGCATCAGGAAACTTCGTCAGGCGCGGGGCATGACCCAGAAGGCGTTCGCCGACTCCCTCGGCATTGTCCAGGGGTTTCTGAGCAGTATCGAACGGGGGAGGAAGGCCCCTTCAGACACGCTCGTCATTGCGCTCTGCCGGACTTACGGAGTCAACGTGACCTGGCTTCTCCAGGGAAAGGGCGCCATGAACGCCCCCCCTGACGGTGCGGGCGAGGGGGCAGGCGAGGGCACGCCGCTGCTGGAGAGCATTCCCCAGGGATTTCCTGGGGACATTCCGGGGGACGTGGTGCAGGGGCGGATTGTCTTCCCCGGGATGCCGCATGGGTGTTATGCGGTGCTTGCCTACGGCGATTTCATGGCTCCCACAATCCGCGACGGGGATATGGTTTTCTTCGATCCGGCACGGCCGGCAGCGCCGGGAGAGATCGTGCTCGTCACCAACCGGTGGGGCGAGGCCATTCTCCGCCGCTATCGCCTCAAGGCCGGCGAGCTGTTGTTCTCCTCCGACAATGCCGCCTATTCCCCGTTCCATCCCGATCCCGACACCCGGATCATCGGCACGGTGGTGCAGGTCTGGCGGAACGTGAAGCTGTAG
- a CDS encoding metal-dependent hydrolase produces the protein MHHLKYLTGYPPQMAAQVAQLVTENRLGEVLVQRYPTVHDVRTDRALYDFTVAVKNEFMRTAQPLSRVLYDGKIHAIKNALGTHTFVSRVQGGKLKAKHEIRIASIFREAPLEFLKMIVVHELAHLKEKEHNKAFYQLCEYMEPRYHQLEFDTRLFLTQMEAAGSPYHP, from the coding sequence ATGCATCATTTGAAGTATTTGACCGGCTACCCGCCGCAGATGGCGGCCCAGGTGGCACAGCTGGTGACGGAGAACCGCCTGGGCGAAGTCCTGGTGCAGAGGTATCCGACGGTGCACGACGTGAGGACCGACCGGGCCCTCTATGACTTCACCGTCGCGGTCAAGAACGAATTCATGCGCACCGCCCAGCCGCTCAGCCGGGTCTTGTATGATGGCAAGATCCATGCGATCAAGAATGCCCTGGGAACCCACACCTTTGTCTCGCGGGTGCAGGGGGGAAAGCTCAAGGCAAAGCACGAGATCCGCATCGCGTCCATTTTCCGGGAAGCGCCCCTGGAGTTCCTGAAGATGATCGTGGTGCACGAGCTGGCGCACCTGAAGGAAAAGGAGCACAACAAGGCGTTTTACCAGCTCTGCGAGTATATGGAGCCCCGCTATCACCAACTGGAATTCGACACCCGGCTCTTCCTGACCCAGATGGAGGCAGCCGGATCACCCTACCACCCCTGA